In one Nocardia tengchongensis genomic region, the following are encoded:
- a CDS encoding HSP20 family small heat-shock protein encodes MEVATMLMRTDPFRDLDRLTQQVFGTPARPVVMPMDAWRDGDEFFVEFDLPGIDPDSLDLDVERNVVTVKASRPELDPGRSMIAAERTRGVFSRQLFLGENLDTDAIRADYHGGVLRLSIPVAEKAKPRKIEITRTESAERQAINA; translated from the coding sequence TTGGAGGTGGCGACCATGCTGATGCGTACCGATCCCTTCCGTGACCTGGATCGCCTGACGCAGCAGGTCTTCGGCACACCGGCCCGGCCGGTGGTGATGCCGATGGACGCCTGGCGCGACGGCGACGAGTTCTTCGTGGAGTTCGACCTGCCCGGTATCGACCCCGATTCCCTCGACCTGGATGTCGAACGCAATGTGGTCACCGTGAAAGCCTCGCGCCCGGAACTGGATCCGGGCCGGTCGATGATCGCCGCGGAACGCACCCGCGGCGTGTTCTCCCGCCAGCTGTTCCTGGGCGAGAACCTCGACACCGACGCGATCCGCGCCGACTACCACGGCGGCGTACTGCGTCTGTCGATCCCCGTCGCAGAGAAGGCCAAACCCCGCAAGATCGAGATCACCCGCACCGAATCGGCCGAGCGTCAGGCCATCAACGCCTGA
- a CDS encoding MerR family transcriptional regulator: MPGREQRHLPPGGRAVYAISVAAELAGVGVQTLRLYEQHGLINPVRSDGGTRRYSGDDLARLARITALAGQGVNLAGIARILDLEDANAALRESNDALTAERARGPHRGIPHP; this comes from the coding sequence ATGCCAGGACGTGAACAGCGTCATCTGCCGCCGGGCGGTCGGGCGGTGTATGCGATCTCGGTGGCCGCCGAGCTGGCCGGGGTCGGTGTGCAGACCCTGCGCCTCTACGAGCAGCACGGACTGATCAACCCGGTCCGCAGTGACGGTGGCACCCGCCGCTACAGCGGCGACGATCTTGCCCGCCTCGCGCGCATCACCGCCCTGGCCGGACAAGGGGTCAATCTGGCCGGAATCGCGCGCATCCTCGACCTCGAAGACGCCAACGCCGCGTTGCGCGAGAGCAACGACGCCCTCACCGCCGAGCGGGCCCGCGGCCCGCATCGGGGAATACCTCACCCGTAG
- a CDS encoding cold-shock protein, with protein MAQGSVKWFNGEKGFGFIAQDGGGPDVFVHYSAVSGAGYKSLDEGQRVEFSVEQGQKGPQAQDVRAI; from the coding sequence ATGGCTCAAGGCAGTGTGAAGTGGTTCAACGGTGAAAAGGGCTTCGGCTTCATCGCTCAAGACGGAGGCGGCCCGGACGTCTTCGTGCATTACTCGGCCGTGAGCGGCGCGGGTTACAAATCCCTCGATGAGGGTCAGCGTGTCGAGTTCTCGGTGGAGCAGGGCCAGAAGGGCCCCCAAGCCCAGGACGTCCGCGCGATCTGA
- a CDS encoding MerR family transcriptional regulator, giving the protein MQQPDTNPYGSAGGPDRLDDEDFPAYSMGRAAEILGVTQAFLRTLDAARLLTPQRSAGGHRRYSRYQLRIAARVRELIDAGNSLEGACRIVILEDQLAEAHVLNVTLQHALDEHQARDSGH; this is encoded by the coding sequence GTGCAGCAACCGGATACGAATCCCTACGGCAGTGCGGGCGGGCCGGACAGACTCGATGACGAGGACTTCCCCGCCTACAGCATGGGGCGCGCGGCGGAGATCCTCGGCGTCACCCAGGCGTTCCTGCGCACCCTCGACGCCGCGCGCCTGCTGACCCCGCAACGCTCAGCGGGCGGCCACCGCCGCTACTCGCGCTATCAGCTGCGCATCGCCGCGCGCGTGCGCGAGCTGATCGACGCCGGCAATTCCCTGGAAGGGGCGTGCCGGATCGTGATCCTCGAAGATCAGCTCGCCGAAGCCCACGTCCTCAACGTCACCCTGCAACACGCCCTCGACGAGCACCAAGCACGGGACTCGGGGCACTGA
- a CDS encoding serine protease, which translates to MFVDKSLKPLGVILLSGTLVIGCAASAADAPSGPDLERSIVLLETSWDGYIFVPPKYDQDGAGFTKEVTADSTCTGWFVGKSGQMMTAGHCVDPAEGKRALLQHFLTSKGRSDLLETAIMNWKVEGTTQGAPVDRTVKAIQPSAVNDAVLTTATTVQIVDFRSFEQGDLALLKASGLSKDTPALSIADVTPQVGSQLTSIGFPGSVLNFADPSRIPHASFKSGTVSSQQVSPQGVSVLEVSTDMSGGMSGGPTVNSDGQVVGINSFGVLNPSTGAEMAGTNFITETKDLRTFLDSHDVPLAQSASKSSFPVLPVIAGVVVAAFVIAGATAALLFRRRRTAMTAPAPAGEAAATGSVSAAGLRDDPVGGPETTHAQPMSNPAPVTVGSAEPIPAEDHAPSRTDDPDTETHYCSNCGFEHHPGRNSALAADTPPAEPPTTIATQHRIRLPGPFPDSRAETGFIRSGRCGVRQPGPRPGCGVRHRACPTTVTLRGLHRATARSRWVSASRWPTWTLSIGPWRYPMPALHRTSVGFQRASFSSRRNSPRTSPNLRDFEPR; encoded by the coding sequence ATGTTCGTCGATAAATCGCTCAAACCACTGGGCGTGATTCTACTGTCCGGCACGTTGGTGATCGGCTGTGCAGCGAGCGCGGCGGATGCGCCCAGCGGACCCGATCTGGAGAGGTCGATCGTCCTGCTCGAAACGAGCTGGGACGGATATATATTCGTGCCGCCCAAATACGATCAGGATGGCGCGGGATTCACGAAGGAAGTGACGGCGGATTCGACTTGCACCGGCTGGTTCGTCGGCAAGTCCGGCCAGATGATGACGGCCGGTCACTGTGTCGATCCGGCGGAGGGCAAGAGAGCCCTGTTGCAGCATTTTCTCACATCCAAGGGCAGATCCGACCTGTTGGAAACCGCCATCATGAATTGGAAGGTGGAGGGGACCACGCAAGGGGCGCCGGTGGACCGCACGGTGAAGGCGATTCAGCCGTCAGCGGTGAACGACGCCGTGCTCACCACCGCCACCACCGTTCAGATCGTCGACTTCCGGTCGTTCGAGCAAGGGGATCTGGCCTTGCTGAAGGCGTCGGGCTTGTCGAAGGACACACCGGCACTGTCGATCGCCGACGTGACTCCGCAGGTCGGCAGCCAGCTGACCTCGATCGGTTTCCCCGGTAGCGTGTTGAACTTCGCCGATCCCAGCCGGATCCCCCACGCGTCGTTCAAGTCCGGCACGGTGTCGAGCCAGCAGGTTTCGCCTCAGGGAGTATCGGTCCTCGAGGTGAGTACCGACATGTCCGGCGGCATGTCGGGCGGCCCGACCGTCAACAGTGATGGTCAGGTCGTGGGAATCAACAGCTTCGGCGTCCTGAATCCCAGTACCGGCGCGGAGATGGCCGGCACGAACTTCATCACCGAAACCAAGGATCTGCGGACCTTCCTGGATTCACACGACGTACCGCTCGCTCAATCCGCGTCGAAGAGCAGCTTCCCGGTCCTTCCCGTGATCGCTGGAGTGGTAGTGGCCGCTTTCGTCATTGCCGGCGCGACTGCGGCCCTGTTGTTCCGGCGCCGGAGGACCGCTATGACGGCTCCTGCACCGGCCGGCGAGGCTGCCGCCACGGGTTCGGTTTCTGCTGCCGGTCTCCGAGACGACCCGGTTGGCGGACCGGAGACAACTCATGCACAGCCAATGTCGAATCCGGCGCCGGTCACCGTCGGGTCGGCCGAACCGATTCCCGCTGAGGACCACGCGCCGTCGAGGACTGACGACCCGGATACCGAGACGCACTACTGCTCCAATTGCGGATTCGAACACCACCCAGGGAGAAATTCTGCCCTCGCTGCGGACACGCCGCCGGCTGAACCTCCGACGACCATAGCTACTCAACACCGGATCCGCCTGCCTGGCCCTTTCCCGGACTCGAGGGCCGAAACCGGGTTCATCCGGTCCGGTCGCTGTGGAGTTCGGCAGCCAGGACCGCGGCCGGGGTGCGGCGTTCGACACCGAGCTTGTCCAACCACCGTGACGCTTCGGGGGCTGCATCGAGCGACTGCTCGTAGTCGATGGGTGAGCGCATCCCGATGGCCGACATGGACACTCAGCATCGGTCCGTGGCGATACCCGATGCCTGCGTTACACAGGACTTCAGTGGGTTTCCAGCGGGCAAGTTTCTCGTCCCGACGCAACTCGCCGAGGACGTCACCAAATCTGCGAGATTTCGAGCCGCGTTGA
- a CDS encoding NUDIX domain-containing protein produces the protein MTAGVDTPDPRGRTGLDRHGRDLTGNPRVRIHDVEVLSCNWYILRNTTFDYQHSDGQWTREQRETYDRGNGATILLYDTTHGTVLLTCQFRLPAYVNGHPDGMLLETAAGLLDGDTPEAAIRREVQEETGHHIGTVQPVFQVYMSPGSVTERLHFFAAPYDRAVPPAAGHGVAAEGEDISTVEIPFTQALAMIRTGEIADAKTIMLLQWAALDGPFRRH, from the coding sequence ATGACGGCCGGCGTCGACACCCCGGATCCTCGCGGGCGCACCGGCTTGGACCGGCACGGCCGCGACCTGACCGGAAACCCGCGGGTCCGGATACACGATGTCGAAGTGCTGTCCTGCAACTGGTACATCCTGCGCAACACCACCTTCGACTACCAGCACAGCGACGGCCAGTGGACCCGAGAACAACGCGAAACCTACGACCGGGGCAATGGCGCCACCATCCTGCTCTACGACACCACCCACGGAACCGTCCTGCTCACATGCCAATTCCGCCTGCCCGCCTACGTCAACGGGCATCCGGACGGCATGCTGCTCGAGACCGCGGCCGGACTCCTCGACGGCGACACACCCGAAGCGGCGATCCGCCGCGAAGTCCAGGAAGAAACCGGCCACCACATCGGCACCGTCCAACCGGTCTTCCAGGTCTACATGAGCCCCGGCTCCGTCACCGAGCGCCTCCACTTCTTCGCCGCCCCCTACGACCGAGCCGTGCCACCCGCGGCCGGCCACGGAGTCGCCGCGGAAGGCGAAGACATCAGCACCGTGGAAATCCCTTTCACCCAAGCCCTCGCCATGATCCGCACCGGCGAAATCGCCGACGCCAAAACAATCATGCTCCTGCAATGGGCCGCCCTCGACGGACCGTTCCGGCGGCACTAG
- a CDS encoding NmrA family NAD(P)-binding protein: MIVVMGATGATGCALVNRLAAADVPVRALTRDPDRLRAGVSEQATVEVRNADATDPETLHAAFDGASQLFLTMVNRKDQVELETRAIRIAADRGIEHVVKLSAPTAGPDSPVRIARWHYAIEEVLRGTDMTHTILRPYAFMQKLLQLAPQVAARGLIIGTMGEAACNYIDCRDIADVAAAALLRSEIAGGTYTLTGSQTYSYPRLAAMMSRMLDVPIRYVDLPPADFRDQLVRQSGMPDWLADHITEIQRMAINQPEHPTDTVSTILGRPPRTLESFLAENLNAFGHNTTEALR; the protein is encoded by the coding sequence ATGATCGTCGTCATGGGAGCCACCGGCGCGACCGGATGTGCCTTGGTGAATCGGCTGGCTGCCGCCGACGTGCCGGTCCGGGCGCTGACCCGAGATCCGGATCGGCTGCGCGCCGGAGTGAGTGAGCAGGCCACGGTCGAAGTCCGAAACGCCGACGCGACGGACCCGGAAACGCTGCACGCAGCCTTCGACGGTGCGAGTCAACTGTTCCTGACCATGGTCAACCGAAAGGACCAGGTCGAACTCGAAACTCGCGCGATCAGGATCGCCGCCGACCGCGGTATCGAACACGTTGTCAAACTGTCCGCGCCGACAGCGGGCCCGGACTCGCCGGTGCGAATCGCACGATGGCACTACGCGATCGAGGAAGTGCTGCGTGGAACCGACATGACGCACACCATTCTGCGCCCCTACGCGTTCATGCAGAAACTGCTCCAGCTCGCTCCCCAGGTCGCGGCGCGCGGCCTGATAATCGGAACCATGGGCGAGGCTGCCTGCAACTACATCGACTGCCGCGATATCGCCGACGTCGCGGCCGCCGCCCTCCTGCGATCCGAGATCGCGGGCGGCACCTACACTCTCACCGGATCGCAGACCTACAGCTACCCTCGGCTCGCCGCCATGATGAGCAGAATGCTCGACGTTCCGATCCGCTACGTCGATCTGCCGCCCGCCGACTTCCGCGACCAACTCGTCCGGCAATCCGGCATGCCCGACTGGCTGGCCGACCACATCACCGAGATTCAGCGGATGGCCATCAACCAACCGGAGCACCCGACCGACACCGTCTCCACCATCCTCGGCAGACCCCCGCGCACACTGGAGTCCTTCCTGGCCGAGAACCTGAACGCGTTCGGGCACAACACGACCGAGGCCCTCCGATGA
- a CDS encoding MarR family winged helix-turn-helix transcriptional regulator has translation METGRRLSDSPSLTQASKQIRRYGLEADIDPQAVLVAVRLLAAGARLGQAAEAHFARFGLSTGRYRLLAALEDSDGELSPSHLAAVLGVTRATVTGLIDGLEQQGLVCRRASAEDGRATVAVLTARGAQQLRDVAPEHFGRLQAMVGGLTPEERTVFLELLERVSEGIDALTD, from the coding sequence ATGGAGACCGGGCGGCGACTATCCGATTCCCCCAGCCTTACGCAGGCAAGCAAGCAGATCCGGCGCTACGGACTGGAAGCGGACATCGACCCCCAGGCAGTGCTCGTCGCTGTGCGCCTGCTGGCGGCCGGCGCGCGACTGGGCCAGGCGGCCGAGGCTCATTTCGCTCGATTCGGACTATCCACCGGGCGGTATCGGCTCCTGGCCGCACTCGAGGACAGCGACGGCGAGCTCTCCCCATCGCATCTCGCGGCCGTCCTCGGCGTCACCAGGGCAACAGTGACCGGCTTGATAGACGGACTGGAGCAGCAGGGCCTGGTGTGCCGACGGGCCTCGGCCGAGGATGGGCGCGCGACGGTCGCGGTCCTGACCGCCCGCGGCGCACAGCAGCTACGCGATGTGGCGCCCGAGCATTTCGGGCGCCTACAGGCCATGGTCGGCGGACTCACCCCCGAGGAGCGCACCGTATTCCTCGAACTGCTCGAACGCGTCAGCGAAGGCATCGACGCACTCACCGACTGA